From the Ipomoea triloba cultivar NCNSP0323 chromosome 8, ASM357664v1 genome, the window CCACTATCCATACAACGGAAAGCAAAATGCATCATTGGAATAGATTATCCAAAGCCAGGTTGGTCATTTTGCCAGCCATCTGTATTACATATATGTTTCTATAATGGTCTCTGGGAATCTGGTTGAGGCATATTCAATTGCTTCTGAGATTGTGGGTACTGTAGTAATACACTTTTTTGGTATGCAATGCCATGGACTGTACATAGTTTGCTCTTCTTTTTTTCTGCATTGTTCGTTAGAGAACACTATGATGGAGCAAGTGTATGTGTTGTGAATAAGATGCTGATCCTTTCATCTTCTGGGTGGCAGTTGTTTCGCATGATTCAGCTAGCAAAGAATGCCGTCAGAGACTGGGTGAAGCTTACGAGTTAAACAAGAAGTTAGGTGGCATGGTGGGGGACGAAGAGTTAAATGAACTAAAGAGAAGAGTGGAGGAGCAAGATAAGTCCATGGAGTATAAAACAAAGAGGCAAAAGCAAACACTGATCGGTTAAGGTCCagaaaatatgcatcattcGATTGATTTGTTATTAAGTAGGAGGATGGCTGAACGTAACTGAGGTGAGCTTAGTATGCTAGCTTAGGTTGTTGAGTTTCGCAGCACGACTGACTGACTTTAATCCTCCATATAACAAAACTGCACATTTTAGTTAAGAGCTCAACATTTTAAGGGATTTATAGTTCTTTTGAATGAATGCTCAGTTCAGTGTAACATTAGGAATGCTAGACACTTGGACATTAAGAAATATGTATATTATGGATGTTGGGGATTATTTCCTGATTGACTCAATGATATGTCATGAAACAAATACTCCAGGAAAGAGGTCTGTCTGACCTTTAATTTAGATCCACCTAACCAACTCATGTCCCTCTGTTACATTCTGGCCATTCCATGGAGTATGCTCGCCATCTGAAGCTGAAGCCATGGGACTTAGAGAAGTCCTGATCGAGTTGGCTCAAGTCTCAGGCTAATACTCATTTCCAGATTGAATCACATGCTCTACAGGTCGTTCAGGGGATAAATTCTAGACTGTTTGATTCTcctcttgatttgcttcttctTGATGTTGAAGATTTATTTACTTCATATTTTTTCAAATGCATGTATCTCGTTTGCAAAGCGATCAGCGAATAGGGCTAGCTCATATGCTAGCAAGAGATGGGTATAAAATAGTCTTTTTTGGCATACTTCAGTAGACAGCAGACAGGGATgcgcagagagagagagataaaatAGTCTTCTCCTTGAAATCACACTGGCTAGTGGTAGCACATCTAGTCTAGATAGATATTCACAAGTGCCTTCTCAATCTGTAACATAAATAAATGATTTCTCAAACTTACTTTGTGCTTGATGCAGAGTAAAAATGGAATAACCAGTTCAGTAGCCATAAAATTTACGCTATGACCCTCCCTCGCACCCTCTAGAAGTCAGTCCAATCTGGCGGCTAGAAGGAAGTTAGTcaccttctttctttctttctttctttctttcacagTTTCACCCAACGCCTCTAAACTCTAAATCATCCATCAGTTATCAACATTCAAAATCACTACCTTGCTTTGAGTTCTAAATCGAATGAATTATTGATTTTGATCCAAAGATCTGGGTTGTAGGATGCCGCTACCTTTTGTCTCAAATAAGCATCGCCAGGAGTCAACGACTTCTAACATAGTGACCATAGATGTGGGTGGTCAGCTTTTCCAGACAACTAAATCCACCCTTAACCAAGCAGGTTCGCAATCCCTCTTCTCCAAATTGGCCACTTCTGATATTCACACAATCCCCTTTATTGATAGGGACCCTGAGCTTTTCTCAATCCTGCTTTCCCTCCTCAGAACTGGAAATCTTCCATCAAAAGCCAAGGCCTTTGACAGCCAAGACTTGGTTTTCGAGTCCCAATTCTATGGCATAGAGCAGCTCCTCATCAATTCCATGTCAGACCCCCCATCTGCCTTTGATCTTGAAAAGTCAATGGTTTTGCCTTTGAGTGGTAGAGATTCACCTGCTTCACTCTCTACAACCCCCCAGCATGGGTCAGTTCATGTTGCCCATGCTAGTAAACTCACCTCCTTCGATTGGTCTTTGCAGAGAAAATCTACCATCCTTACTCAATTCACTGCCATTGATTCCTTGTTGGCTTTGTCTCCAAAGATTGTGGCAGCAGGTGCCACGGATTTTCCGGGATTGCAGATCATTGATGTTGATAAAGGAGGTTCTGTCAGGGAAACTTTGAACTGGAGGGAAAACGTCACCAGGTCGGATTCAACAGTTCAGGCAATTGGATCATCTAACCAGTATTTGTTTACTAGCTTTGAGTCCAGCAGGCGAAACTCAAATTGTATTATGGTATATGATCTTCACAACAACTTTAAGCCTGTCATTGATATTGGGCATTATGAAATCTTTGGCGCTGAGCTAGATTCAGGTATTCCAGCTACAAAGTTGAGATGGATTTCCAGTCTCAATTTGTTGATGGCATCTGGGTCGCACAGCGGGCCTGCTGGTGTGTCTGGGAACATTAGATTTTGGGATTTGAGGTCCGGGGTTGCTGTTTGTGAAATGAAGGAAAAATTAGATTGCTTTTCTGATATTACAGTCTCTGATAGTCTGTGTGCAGTGTTTAAAGTTGGGGTGCTTTCGGGGGAGCTGTTCTATACTGATCTGAGGAAGATTGGTGATGGGGAGAATATGTGGGTTTGTCTTGGTGATACAAGAAAGGTGAGCACTAATAGTAGTAGTGGTAGGAAGGAAGGTGTTGGGAGTAAGATTGAAAGCCATGGAAATCAAGTATTCTGCAGTAAAGGAGGAAACTTAGAGCTGTGGTCACAAGTCTTGGTTGGGTTTAGTAATGGCAGAGATGGATTGGAAGATGATAGGGTGTTCAGGAAGAACTCAATGGGGAGAGCAAATGATAGTTGCAGTAATAGAATAACCCACTTGAGCTTTGGGGGAAACAAAATGTTTGTAACTAGGAAGGACCAACAATTTGTGGAGGTTTGGCACAACTCTGTAATGTAATGTAATGTAATAATCTAATGGGATGGATCCTAAACATCTGCAGCAGCTGCTTTGATTGCCTTGGTTGTGTGTTTGTGTTGCTACTTGCTAGTCTGTTgtatacataaacatgctacACTCTGCATAATCAATGTTACATTGAATAAAATatcacattaatttttgtagtTATATATGCAATGAATACAAATGTTGGGTTTGTACCTATTACACATATATAAAGAATGAAATGAAATAAATGTGTTGATCAAATTGAAATACTAAGTCCTTAGAATCCTTAGAGAAGGTGAATGGCAAAGTTTCTATTCGCATATTGTAGTTGGAGCAAAGAGTCAACTGAGACTCGAATTCACTCCCAACCATGTAActatgtgagagtgtaaatcgggtgccactagaccacaatgtctttggcGGATCGTGGTTGTCATAGGAGCCCAGATTTATAAACTAGTTTCACTAGACTAGATAGTACTATAGTAGTAAAAATAAATGACATACAAAAATTGTGGGCTTAGAGGATGTGTGGGTCATTTTGCTTGTGGATCCATTGGGCTGGATTTTATTTGGGCCGTAGTGGGCCATTCTACAATTCTTtagatattataaaaattgaaaagtttagaaaataaaaaataaaaaatagttttatgAAATAGACGGAGCCAAAATATTTGCATGTATCCTATTTCTGTCGTATGGATGGCCATAATGAATCCATAGCCGCCGCCGCTGTCGCCCCACCTACACGGCGGCGCTATGTATAAAAAGTCATTGATCCATTTACCTATACGTGTTTATTCTGTCGTTTTCTATAGTGTTTACTTTCAGACTTTCTGTATGGTTGACTTTGTAAAATCAATATCAGATAGATAGCTAGCTTTCAATGGACTTAAATCTTGGTTTGAGGTTGGGGTAAACGACTTGGGCTAAGTCAACCAACCACACACATTTTTTCACACGTAAATTGGTCTAAATGAGAATCATTGTTCTTTTCATCATTAAACACACGTTTGAAACTTTATAACATTCTGCTtagatcaaataaataaatggttCAGACTTAAttcaatggttcaagaatcactcTGAAAGTCTTGTTTCAATAAGGTTTAAAATTAATCTTAGTAAATAAGGAAacttaatgtatcaaaaaaataaatattagtcaaagaccttgtggtctagtgacactcgGTGTCCCGAATTTTTACCTGGATAATATGAGTGACTTCaaacctcagtggaggcaactgctctttgtgttttaataggttgagaaagtagctataaacTGATACTATctactaaaaaaatgaaattcaaattttattgaagaaaaggaatggaaaaaaaaattataacccCTCGTATTAAGCAATCAAAACATCTGACAGCGAATTGTAAttcaaaatttagaaaaatgtaCATGAATTGTGATTAGCAAACCTGAGTGAGGTCCCATGCACGCTTTCAtcaatttctctctctagaaaacGAATATCACGCGCTTACCcccttcttattcttcttcccTTTCTATCTTCATTTTAACTTCCATCTTCTCAGTAACTGAAGCTGTAGTGGAGCACATTCGTTCATTTCGGTTGTGTCAGCTCCGGTTATCTGCTAATCCCTGGTGAGTAATTATTAGGGCTTTGCCTTTCACCCATAATTCACCCCAGATTTCACTTCAACTCACCAATTCCTGTAATACATACACTTTAGTATAGCTATATCTACAATCACTGCTCTTTATGGTTCAAACTGCTCTTTGATTTCTATCATACCATCAGTTCATTGAAATCATTAATTATCTTAACTTATAAGACCATGCTTAGCATGTGATTTTCGCAATAACAAGTCTTAGAGAGTACAAATTTAACTTTGTTTATGActtgcaaggaaaaaaaaaacttgtatatACTTGCATATCTGCGTATTTGCCATTTTTAGCTTTCGTttggatgattttttttttgttttttgtttttttgttttgttttttttttttttttaaaaaatattatagatCTGTTTACAAAGGCACTCTTCGATTCTTGAGTTTTTGGGTATCATAGCAGAGAGTACCTGGGCAGTTTGTGCTGTTATTATCTTGCttccttttttcttcattatacATGATTGTGCTGTACGTACTCCGATTCTAATAAGATAGGAGTaattattaaagaaagaaattatttagTAATTAGGTTGCAAAATATTTACTTCAATAGAAATTTGCAAATTAAGTAAATCTTATATGCTTTTATTTATTGCATCTTTTTGTCAATGTTTTAGTGCTCTAAAGTTGCTTGCTTTGACCTAAAATATCAAAGGCTAATTAATTTCAAAGTCTTTCATTCACTTAAAATGTAAATGGATAATCATTATGTTTTGCTTCCACTTTGCAAACTCTGTTTGGGCTTCATTTAGAAAAGTTAGTAGTTGTGGTGGAGTGTGATTCTCATCTGCAGAACATGTTAGTTCAGTGCTGTACTTTGCTTTGATGCTTGAGCTCATCCATTAGTTTGGGTTGTTTGGTTGAAAGAGAGAATCTGTCTTTGAGCCTTAGAGGCTAGACCTTTGAGATGCCAGCGGCTGTTCCTCTAGACTCTGGCAATATGGTTCTTGCAAACATTTGTGTTCAATTTCTGGACCAATGAAAGATAATTAGAGAATGTACCTACTCATTTTTTGGACCAATAAAGGCTAATTAGAGAATGTATTGCAGGGCTGCAGGTATACAGAGCTTTTTGCACTGCAGATCAGTTGCTTCCAACATGC encodes:
- the LOC116027372 gene encoding BTB/POZ domain-containing protein At5g41330-like; this encodes MPLPFVSNKHRQESTTSNIVTIDVGGQLFQTTKSTLNQAGSQSLFSKLATSDIHTIPFIDRDPELFSILLSLLRTGNLPSKAKAFDSQDLVFESQFYGIEQLLINSMSDPPSAFDLEKSMVLPLSGRDSPASLSTTPQHGSVHVAHASKLTSFDWSLQRKSTILTQFTAIDSLLALSPKIVAAGATDFPGLQIIDVDKGGSVRETLNWRENVTRSDSTVQAIGSSNQYLFTSFESSRRNSNCIMVYDLHNNFKPVIDIGHYEIFGAELDSGIPATKLRWISSLNLLMASGSHSGPAGVSGNIRFWDLRSGVAVCEMKEKLDCFSDITVSDSLCAVFKVGVLSGELFYTDLRKIGDGENMWVCLGDTRKVSTNSSSGRKEGVGSKIESHGNQVFCSKGGNLELWSQVLVGFSNGRDGLEDDRVFRKNSMGRANDSCSNRITHLSFGGNKMFVTRKDQQFVEVWHNSVM